The following are encoded in a window of Paramormyrops kingsleyae isolate MSU_618 chromosome 12, PKINGS_0.4, whole genome shotgun sequence genomic DNA:
- the LOC111845344 gene encoding uncharacterized protein isoform X2, with protein sequence MDRDAPRAADSSTNAGGDTKLVGEKASAASSGPRVVPGAGRVLRERGTSRSQTVASSPVHNNSRSDSGRVLRDRSSRRTTAWRDSEKSSKASGQVPSAVAKSRRKPEHPRRRRNTGSRSETSRDTGDDSGLPMDSEDKKESLDKDTRGCRIRRPQAAPRERAAPIRAPRATATLVCKSEPESEPQHKSADNVVNKSGGSEDDERGGGGGDDEDEVLISEEDPPFRDDPSDLNYKPEDERNRDSSDQATFFQSSTVQFWDPQKPRRRIPRQKEKKDKEIKMEEGDDVSVKVENEFGEDEEPPRKRGRRRKDDKSPRLPKRRKKPPVQYVRCEMEGCGTVLAHPRYLQHHIKYQHLLKKKYVCPHPSCGRLFRLQKQLLRHAKHHTDQRDYICEYCARAFKSSHNLAVHRMIHTGEKPLQCEICGFTCRQKASLNWHMKKHDADAFYQFSCSICGKKFEKKDSVVAHKAKSHPEVLIAEALAANAGSLITTPPPLLEGLPGVGTESGAGVEQVVSVGGDSDQALPPVLVPTSMPLVVQQSVTSLSPQAQLPLLPQSLGLGSICPLAPSSVTTTATTGINQVLVSEAQGSVIWEGEGLEAGGGVVWEQQGRQERVDHGQMAWDRHGQVERQGVDGGLAWEREGSRDGLLGNVEEQVHHGTHHGLM encoded by the exons ATGGACCGGGACGCTCCCCGGGCCGCAGATTCTAGCACGAATGCAGGTGGAGACACTAAGCTCGTTGGCGAGAAGGCCTCTGCAGCATCCTCGGGCCCCCGTGTTGTTCCCGGCGCGGGAAGAGTCCTGAGAGAGCGCGGAACCAGTCGTTCACAGACCGTGGCTTCTTCGCCGGTCCACAATAACTCTAGGTCAGACTCGGGACGAGTCTTACGGGACCGATCTTCTCGAAGGACAACGGCGTGGAGGGATTCCGAAAAAAGCAGTAAAGCTAGTGGCCAGGTCCCGAGTGCTGTAGCGAAAAGCCGGAGGAAACCTGAACACCCACGCCGCAGGAGGAACACTGGAAGCCGCTCGGAGACATCAAGAGACACCGGGGATGACAGCGGCCTACCTATGGA TTCTGAAGATAAGAAAGAGTCCTTGGATAAAG ACACTCGGGGATGCAGAATACGACGGCCCCAGGCTGCCCCACGAGAGCGTGCTGCCCCCATCAGGGCGCCACGTGCCACAGCCACCCTGGTGTGCAAAAGTGAACCGGAGTCAGAGCCCCAACACA AGTCAGCAGACAATGTAGTGAACAAGAGTGGCGGCAG TGAGGATGACGagcgtggtggtggtggtggtgatgatgaagatgaggtaCTTATTTCTGAAGAGGATCCTCCTTTTAGAGATGACCCAAGTGACCTGAACTACAAACCTGAGGATGAAAG aaatcgagactcatcagaccaggcaacatttttccagtcttcaactgtccaattttg GGACCCCCAGAAACCACGTCGGCGAATCCCCCGGCAGAAAGAGAAGAAGGATAAGGAGATAAAAATGGAGGAAGGAGATGATGTCAGCGTGAAGGTGGAGAATGAGTTTGGAGAAGACGAGGAGCCTCCTCGCAA GCGGGGTCGGCGGCGGAAAGATGACAAAAGTCCTCGTCTTCCAAAAAGAAG GAAGAAGCCACCAGTGCAATACGTCCGCTGTGAGATGGAAGGGTGCGGCACTGTTTTGGCGCATCCCCGTTACCTCCAG CACCATATAAAATATCAGCATCTTTTGAAGAAGAAATATGTGTGTCCACACCCATCCTGCGGGAGGCTGTTTCGCCTGCAGAAGCAGCTGCTCCGTCATGCAAAGCACCATACAG ATCAGAGGGATTACATCTGTGAGTACTGTGCCCGTGCCTTCAAGAGCTCCCACAACCTGGCCGTGCACCGCATGATCCACACGGGGGAGAAGCCGCTACA GTGTGAGATCTGTGGCTTCACCTGTAGACAGAAGGCCTCGCTCAACTGGCACATGAAGAAGCATGACGCCGATGCCTTCTACCAGTTCTCCTGTAGCATCTGCGGGAAGAAGTTTGAGAAGAAGGACAGTGTGGTGGCCCACAAGGCCAAGAGCCACCCGGAAGTTCTGATTGCTGAGGCGCTGGCAGCCAATGCAGGATCCCTcatcaccacccccccacccctgctagAGGGGCTGCCTGGAGTGGGGACAGAGTCTGGGGCTGGGGTAGAGCAGGTGGTATCTGTGGGCGGTGATTCTGACCAGGCACTTCCTCCTGTACTGGTACCCACTTCAATGCCCTTGGTGGTCCAGCAGTCAGTTACCTCTCTCTCCCCACAAGCACAGCTTCCACTCCTGCCTCAGAGTCTAGGACTGGGGTCCATCTGCCCCTTAGCCCCCTCCTCCGTCACCACCACTGCCACCACCGGCATAAACCAGGTCCTCGTGTCTGAGGCCCAAGGCAGCGTAATCTGGGAGGGCGAGGGGCTGGAGGCAGGAGGAGGAGTGGTGTGGGAGCAACAGGGGAGGCAGGAGAGGGTGGATCACGGGCAGATGGCGTGGGATAGGCATGGGCAGGTGGAGAGGCAGGGGGTGGATGGGGGGCTGGCCTGGGAAAGGGAAGGGAGCAGAGATGGTTTACTGGGGAATGTAGAAGAACAGGTCCATCATGGCACCCACCATGGTCTGATGTAG
- the LOC111845344 gene encoding uncharacterized protein isoform X3, which yields MDRDAPRAADSSTNAGGDTKLVGEKASAASSGPRVVPGAGRVLRERGTSRSQTVASSPVHNNSRSDSGRVLRDRSSRRTTAWRDSEKSSKASGQVPSAVAKSRRKPEHPRRRRNTGSRSETSRDTGDDSGLPMDSEDKKESLDKDTRGCRIRRPQAAPRERAAPIRAPRATATLVCKSEPESEPQHNELYLSAESADNVVNKSGGSEDDERGGGGGDDEDEVLISEEDPPFRDDPSDLNYKPEDERDPQKPRRRIPRQKEKKDKEIKMEEGDDVSVKVENEFGEDEEPPRKRGRRRKDDKSPRLPKRRKKPPVQYVRCEMEGCGTVLAHPRYLQHHIKYQHLLKKKYVCPHPSCGRLFRLQKQLLRHAKHHTDQRDYICEYCARAFKSSHNLAVHRMIHTGEKPLQCEICGFTCRQKASLNWHMKKHDADAFYQFSCSICGKKFEKKDSVVAHKAKSHPEVLIAEALAANAGSLITTPPPLLEGLPGVGTESGAGVEQVVSVGGDSDQALPPVLVPTSMPLVVQQSVTSLSPQAQLPLLPQSLGLGSICPLAPSSVTTTATTGINQVLVSEAQGSVIWEGEGLEAGGGVVWEQQGRQERVDHGQMAWDRHGQVERQGVDGGLAWEREGSRDGLLGNVEEQVHHGTHHGLM from the exons ATGGACCGGGACGCTCCCCGGGCCGCAGATTCTAGCACGAATGCAGGTGGAGACACTAAGCTCGTTGGCGAGAAGGCCTCTGCAGCATCCTCGGGCCCCCGTGTTGTTCCCGGCGCGGGAAGAGTCCTGAGAGAGCGCGGAACCAGTCGTTCACAGACCGTGGCTTCTTCGCCGGTCCACAATAACTCTAGGTCAGACTCGGGACGAGTCTTACGGGACCGATCTTCTCGAAGGACAACGGCGTGGAGGGATTCCGAAAAAAGCAGTAAAGCTAGTGGCCAGGTCCCGAGTGCTGTAGCGAAAAGCCGGAGGAAACCTGAACACCCACGCCGCAGGAGGAACACTGGAAGCCGCTCGGAGACATCAAGAGACACCGGGGATGACAGCGGCCTACCTATGGA TTCTGAAGATAAGAAAGAGTCCTTGGATAAAG ACACTCGGGGATGCAGAATACGACGGCCCCAGGCTGCCCCACGAGAGCGTGCTGCCCCCATCAGGGCGCCACGTGCCACAGCCACCCTGGTGTGCAAAAGTGAACCGGAGTCAGAGCCCCAACACA ATGAGCTGTATTTGTCTGCAGAGTCAGCAGACAATGTAGTGAACAAGAGTGGCGGCAG TGAGGATGACGagcgtggtggtggtggtggtgatgatgaagatgaggtaCTTATTTCTGAAGAGGATCCTCCTTTTAGAGATGACCCAAGTGACCTGAACTACAAACCTGAGGATGAAAG GGACCCCCAGAAACCACGTCGGCGAATCCCCCGGCAGAAAGAGAAGAAGGATAAGGAGATAAAAATGGAGGAAGGAGATGATGTCAGCGTGAAGGTGGAGAATGAGTTTGGAGAAGACGAGGAGCCTCCTCGCAA GCGGGGTCGGCGGCGGAAAGATGACAAAAGTCCTCGTCTTCCAAAAAGAAG GAAGAAGCCACCAGTGCAATACGTCCGCTGTGAGATGGAAGGGTGCGGCACTGTTTTGGCGCATCCCCGTTACCTCCAG CACCATATAAAATATCAGCATCTTTTGAAGAAGAAATATGTGTGTCCACACCCATCCTGCGGGAGGCTGTTTCGCCTGCAGAAGCAGCTGCTCCGTCATGCAAAGCACCATACAG ATCAGAGGGATTACATCTGTGAGTACTGTGCCCGTGCCTTCAAGAGCTCCCACAACCTGGCCGTGCACCGCATGATCCACACGGGGGAGAAGCCGCTACA GTGTGAGATCTGTGGCTTCACCTGTAGACAGAAGGCCTCGCTCAACTGGCACATGAAGAAGCATGACGCCGATGCCTTCTACCAGTTCTCCTGTAGCATCTGCGGGAAGAAGTTTGAGAAGAAGGACAGTGTGGTGGCCCACAAGGCCAAGAGCCACCCGGAAGTTCTGATTGCTGAGGCGCTGGCAGCCAATGCAGGATCCCTcatcaccacccccccacccctgctagAGGGGCTGCCTGGAGTGGGGACAGAGTCTGGGGCTGGGGTAGAGCAGGTGGTATCTGTGGGCGGTGATTCTGACCAGGCACTTCCTCCTGTACTGGTACCCACTTCAATGCCCTTGGTGGTCCAGCAGTCAGTTACCTCTCTCTCCCCACAAGCACAGCTTCCACTCCTGCCTCAGAGTCTAGGACTGGGGTCCATCTGCCCCTTAGCCCCCTCCTCCGTCACCACCACTGCCACCACCGGCATAAACCAGGTCCTCGTGTCTGAGGCCCAAGGCAGCGTAATCTGGGAGGGCGAGGGGCTGGAGGCAGGAGGAGGAGTGGTGTGGGAGCAACAGGGGAGGCAGGAGAGGGTGGATCACGGGCAGATGGCGTGGGATAGGCATGGGCAGGTGGAGAGGCAGGGGGTGGATGGGGGGCTGGCCTGGGAAAGGGAAGGGAGCAGAGATGGTTTACTGGGGAATGTAGAAGAACAGGTCCATCATGGCACCCACCATGGTCTGATGTAG
- the LOC111845344 gene encoding uncharacterized protein isoform X1, translated as MDRDAPRAADSSTNAGGDTKLVGEKASAASSGPRVVPGAGRVLRERGTSRSQTVASSPVHNNSRSDSGRVLRDRSSRRTTAWRDSEKSSKASGQVPSAVAKSRRKPEHPRRRRNTGSRSETSRDTGDDSGLPMDSEDKKESLDKDTRGCRIRRPQAAPRERAAPIRAPRATATLVCKSEPESEPQHNELYLSAESADNVVNKSGGSEDDERGGGGGDDEDEVLISEEDPPFRDDPSDLNYKPEDERNRDSSDQATFFQSSTVQFWDPQKPRRRIPRQKEKKDKEIKMEEGDDVSVKVENEFGEDEEPPRKRGRRRKDDKSPRLPKRRKKPPVQYVRCEMEGCGTVLAHPRYLQHHIKYQHLLKKKYVCPHPSCGRLFRLQKQLLRHAKHHTDQRDYICEYCARAFKSSHNLAVHRMIHTGEKPLQCEICGFTCRQKASLNWHMKKHDADAFYQFSCSICGKKFEKKDSVVAHKAKSHPEVLIAEALAANAGSLITTPPPLLEGLPGVGTESGAGVEQVVSVGGDSDQALPPVLVPTSMPLVVQQSVTSLSPQAQLPLLPQSLGLGSICPLAPSSVTTTATTGINQVLVSEAQGSVIWEGEGLEAGGGVVWEQQGRQERVDHGQMAWDRHGQVERQGVDGGLAWEREGSRDGLLGNVEEQVHHGTHHGLM; from the exons ATGGACCGGGACGCTCCCCGGGCCGCAGATTCTAGCACGAATGCAGGTGGAGACACTAAGCTCGTTGGCGAGAAGGCCTCTGCAGCATCCTCGGGCCCCCGTGTTGTTCCCGGCGCGGGAAGAGTCCTGAGAGAGCGCGGAACCAGTCGTTCACAGACCGTGGCTTCTTCGCCGGTCCACAATAACTCTAGGTCAGACTCGGGACGAGTCTTACGGGACCGATCTTCTCGAAGGACAACGGCGTGGAGGGATTCCGAAAAAAGCAGTAAAGCTAGTGGCCAGGTCCCGAGTGCTGTAGCGAAAAGCCGGAGGAAACCTGAACACCCACGCCGCAGGAGGAACACTGGAAGCCGCTCGGAGACATCAAGAGACACCGGGGATGACAGCGGCCTACCTATGGA TTCTGAAGATAAGAAAGAGTCCTTGGATAAAG ACACTCGGGGATGCAGAATACGACGGCCCCAGGCTGCCCCACGAGAGCGTGCTGCCCCCATCAGGGCGCCACGTGCCACAGCCACCCTGGTGTGCAAAAGTGAACCGGAGTCAGAGCCCCAACACA ATGAGCTGTATTTGTCTGCAGAGTCAGCAGACAATGTAGTGAACAAGAGTGGCGGCAG TGAGGATGACGagcgtggtggtggtggtggtgatgatgaagatgaggtaCTTATTTCTGAAGAGGATCCTCCTTTTAGAGATGACCCAAGTGACCTGAACTACAAACCTGAGGATGAAAG aaatcgagactcatcagaccaggcaacatttttccagtcttcaactgtccaattttg GGACCCCCAGAAACCACGTCGGCGAATCCCCCGGCAGAAAGAGAAGAAGGATAAGGAGATAAAAATGGAGGAAGGAGATGATGTCAGCGTGAAGGTGGAGAATGAGTTTGGAGAAGACGAGGAGCCTCCTCGCAA GCGGGGTCGGCGGCGGAAAGATGACAAAAGTCCTCGTCTTCCAAAAAGAAG GAAGAAGCCACCAGTGCAATACGTCCGCTGTGAGATGGAAGGGTGCGGCACTGTTTTGGCGCATCCCCGTTACCTCCAG CACCATATAAAATATCAGCATCTTTTGAAGAAGAAATATGTGTGTCCACACCCATCCTGCGGGAGGCTGTTTCGCCTGCAGAAGCAGCTGCTCCGTCATGCAAAGCACCATACAG ATCAGAGGGATTACATCTGTGAGTACTGTGCCCGTGCCTTCAAGAGCTCCCACAACCTGGCCGTGCACCGCATGATCCACACGGGGGAGAAGCCGCTACA GTGTGAGATCTGTGGCTTCACCTGTAGACAGAAGGCCTCGCTCAACTGGCACATGAAGAAGCATGACGCCGATGCCTTCTACCAGTTCTCCTGTAGCATCTGCGGGAAGAAGTTTGAGAAGAAGGACAGTGTGGTGGCCCACAAGGCCAAGAGCCACCCGGAAGTTCTGATTGCTGAGGCGCTGGCAGCCAATGCAGGATCCCTcatcaccacccccccacccctgctagAGGGGCTGCCTGGAGTGGGGACAGAGTCTGGGGCTGGGGTAGAGCAGGTGGTATCTGTGGGCGGTGATTCTGACCAGGCACTTCCTCCTGTACTGGTACCCACTTCAATGCCCTTGGTGGTCCAGCAGTCAGTTACCTCTCTCTCCCCACAAGCACAGCTTCCACTCCTGCCTCAGAGTCTAGGACTGGGGTCCATCTGCCCCTTAGCCCCCTCCTCCGTCACCACCACTGCCACCACCGGCATAAACCAGGTCCTCGTGTCTGAGGCCCAAGGCAGCGTAATCTGGGAGGGCGAGGGGCTGGAGGCAGGAGGAGGAGTGGTGTGGGAGCAACAGGGGAGGCAGGAGAGGGTGGATCACGGGCAGATGGCGTGGGATAGGCATGGGCAGGTGGAGAGGCAGGGGGTGGATGGGGGGCTGGCCTGGGAAAGGGAAGGGAGCAGAGATGGTTTACTGGGGAATGTAGAAGAACAGGTCCATCATGGCACCCACCATGGTCTGATGTAG